The nucleotide sequence cacacgcgcccgtccatgtgcgcccaaattgacgggcactcAGCCAATGAAAGCATGCCCGTCtttgtgctttcattggctggagcgcccaaattgacgggcgctcaggccaatgaaagtacgcttcgctccgctcgcgccgtgactggagagggcacagaacagtgggctctcacctgacttcacaatttgatgagggccgagccaggagaaccgggacctgcgtgggggggggggaacgctgcaagccgctttcgccgccggctcccccctccagagggcggcagagaagggaaggggctgaaaagcacagaacagtgggctctcacctgacttcacaatttgatgagggccgagccaggagaactgggacctgcgcgggggggaccatTGCGAGCCGTTTTCGCTgccagctgccccctccggagggtggcagagaagggaaggggctgaaaagcaacaaaaggtaagctggcacatgtcgagccacttcgggaggagggggattttcggtttttaggttttcatgggttaaagttgggatccacttcctggtgcctgtcatttcaaatgtcatttgaaatgacagataccagcgcacccaggatactgtataagcgctgtattaagcgcctatacagtaaaacgggttgcgcgggcctaacgcttcgcagacgcggcttgcatttgcaagcaatttaaatagagtatcaagcggtatgtgatcagaactgtgcgtgcggcaaacgagggtgtgctcggcactgccgcactctttctaacgcggccttactgtatcgacccgatgGAGAGAAAAAACAGACAAGGTGAAATGAACCCAGAAATTCTGATGAAAAAGAGGAGCTGTTTGGCATCACTAAAGAGGGAGAAACAAGAGGAAGAACATGTCTTTGACTGAGAAATGGACACTGAAAAAGAAGTAAAACTTAAGGAAATGTTGAAAAGGATTAAATAGTATTGGATGGAACAAGCAGCAAGTGAGCAGGTCTGATTGTGTTCAATGTAATTTTTTTCTGACGAGTGTGTCGTAATCGTTTTAAGGGGGGCAGCTGAGCAGAAAAACCCTTGCATGCCTTGAAAAACCTTTTGGACTTTTCTGGAATGTGGTGCTTATTGGTGCTAGATGTAGTCATCCATGTGACTGCATTACCTTGCTAATCCTTGCAGATTTCTAGCAACCACCTAATCTAGAGAGCATTAACTGGAAATTGCTTCAATCTCTCAGCCACAAAAAGTTATTGAAGTATGTGACATAGAAAGACATTTTGGGGGAATTATTCAAGGGCAAACATGCTGCCTTCCTGATGAACAGGGAGAATaggccttcaagaaaaaactattaaaaaaaaacaaaacattaaaaataactaCCCTAAACATTCCGTATTTTATTCATTACACTCTCAGTGACAAACTCATTTATATttcactagccgttaagcccgtaacaacgggctacattaaaaaaaatttttcggtccatttccttccccctccccctccccctcattctcccctcccacctccccctccccccctcattctcccttccacttccccctccgacctctattctccctcccactccttctcacctcactctctcctccctccccctcccctcagtcactcccctcctctcccagctcattcacaacccctttggATGGCGCGCACGCGCCGCCGTCGCTACTGGTCCTCCCAGCACCATTTTTGTCAACAGGCAaactggccgacgtgctcgcccgcccatgcgcggtagagctgctctctactgcgcatttacgggccgttggtcagagcccatttataaggtagattctgCCCAATTTTACCCCTCTCGTTATACAATGTGAGCTATGCAGCACATAAATATTAGTACTAAAAAAAATAGAATGCACACAAATTAAAATGTCAAACCTCTAACCTATAAGAATAACTGGAACTTCGTGATCGACTCCTTGATGGACTGGATGACGGCGTTCTTGTCCTTGATTTTGTTCTGTCCCTGGACTTTGATTTGGATTTACTCCGTGATCTGCTTagactcctggaccgactttTACCATCTCTACTGGGGGATTGTTCTTCACTTGAACTCTCTTGGTTCCTTGGCCTCTGATTTAACCGTGCTGTCTTTCTAACCTCATCAAATAGAGATCCTGGTCTGACTTTATTTTTGCTCTTTATTTCTATTCTTAGACCTTGAGGCTTAACCTCTGGTTCTACTGTAGAATTCAGTACTTCCAGAAGGCTGACACTAGTGTTTATTTGCAGGCTACTTGCAGCCTGTACAGGTTTCCACTTATTATCCACAGTAAGACTTTGTGCAACTTCAGGTTTTTCAGTGTTGACATTTTCCTCAATAGCAGGAAAATCTGATGAGTTACTGTCATCTATTTCTACATTCTCTTCTTTGGCACCTGCTGTTTCATTCCCAATATTTCCATGATTTACAAGTCCTCCAATAAGCTGGTTAGTTTGTAAATATTGAGTCTCAGTTTTACCACTGTTAGTGTTAAATTTTGTGCCTACTGGAGATAAACCTTCCGCAGTGACTGCTGCATTTGAGGTCTGATCAAAGTTAGTAATGTTATCCATCTGCGTTTCATCTTCAGATTCAACTTGACTGATTTTAATCTTTTTGGAAGCAAAGCTGTTTTCTTCTACTACATCAAGATTTTGTTTTGGACTTAAGGTACTAAATGAATACTTTTGTTTAGTGATTTCTTTATTAAGAGGAGTATGATCTGGTGAATGGTCATACACAGCATACCTCTTTACCTGCCTAGTACCTTCAGAAGACTTTTCAGTTTTGTCACAAACATcacattgtttttcattttctttgtcaATCTGTAGAGCTGTTTTTTCAAGAACCatgtcatcttcctcctcctctccaaatTCCAGAGGAGGCTGCCAATGAAATGCTGGCTTCCTTTTCTGACCTTTATGCTTTTTATCATTTGTctcttttgatttgtttttcactCTCTTTACCTTCCCGATGTTACCTTTTTGGGatagttttttgtgttttttggacTTTCTTCTGTTATTTTCTGAGCTTGATTGTGAACTCTCTGAGTCAGAGGATTGTTGCTTACTCAATTTCTGAGGATTACTATCAGAAACAAATGACGGTACAATATCAGAAGactcagatattgtttttgacctACTTTTAGAGTCACTGACTGGTGTATCAGATTCGGAAGTAGCTTCACCTTCTTCTTTGTCAGACATTTCCCTGTAGgatgtattttctttttgtgaATATGATGGAGATTCCAATTTGCTAAAGGCATTACTACTTGCATTCATGTTTTCATCATTTCTGCATTTTTCAGAGACCACATCCTTTACAGAAGTTTCTTTATTGGAATGTTCATACTCTTCATTATTTTCCAGTCTCGATTTCTGTTCTTCTCCATTATTATTCAGTTTACattgatcctgttcctggtcagAGTTTAAACTCTTAACAACTTCCAAGACTGTTAGTAACTTCCTCTCTATTTCACTATCAGTGGATGAACCTGAAGTTGATACACTTTTATTTGGTTTTGGACTTTGATAAAACCTATTGTTTTGAGGTCTATCAAGGTCACTTTCAGAGCTGCTTTTCTTGTTCCTGGAATCAAAGTTTTTCTCACTAGAAGTTGATCTTTTTCTAGGACTTCTGTTTTTACAGTAAGAATCATAAGATGAGGATCTATTATAAGATGAAGAGTCACTGTGGCATTTGCTTTGGGATCTTGAACTTCTTGACCTACTATAAGATCTAGTATAAGATCTACTTCTGGAAGATCTACTTTTTGATCTGCGACGACGACCTGAGCTTCTGTCACTTCGATATTTTGATGAGTCACTTTGTTCACTATCTGAACTCCTTTCATGCTTATGATAGGAAGCAACACTGGCCTCTCTAGTTTTTATTAAGGCATAATTACCAATTTGAGCTGGCATTAAATGTGATGTCTTAACATTCATTTCCTGAATGCGTTCATAGGATGGCTTCCAAGGTTTTTGTCCAGGTTTCCATCTTGAAGGTGGAGGACTATCACTTAAAGGCATCACAGGAATGCTTTCAGTTAGAACAGGAGGCACTAACAATTTGTCCTTTGCTTGAGAAATTGGTATTACAGGCTCTGGTTTGTTAGGTTTACTTTTGAATGCATGAACTATGACTTTCTTTGGTGATCCTGACACTGTCCTCCGATCCCTAGACTTAGAGCTTGAACTAGACACTGATCTAGAGCCAGAATATGAAGTAGACCTAGATTTTGATCTAGACCTTTTTGATCTAGACTTAGATCTTGACCTTCCTCGAGAACGTGATGAAGATTTAGAAACTGTCCTAGACCTTGAACTTTCTCTTGAATAAGATCTTGATCTGGATATAGATCTAGAGTATGATTGTGATTCTCTGCTTGATGAAGAGTAGTGGCCTTTTTCAGACTTAGACCAATCTCTTTTAGATGAATGCCTTGAAGATACTGAAGAACAagatctcttttctttttcataggAAGACTTTGTCCTCCTGCTTGAAGAGCAAGATGACTCTGCTTCAGGCAATGGTGATGCTTCTTTTTTAGTTAGTTTGTGCTTCtttgaatgtttctgttttttggatttctttttatgcttcagcttttttttgtcttttctgtgTTTCTTCATATGGGACACTCTCTCTCTGCTACGATCAGAATAGTAGCCATCATGGGACCAAGATCTTGATCTTTGAGACAAACTTCTTTCATCCCATCGGCTTAAGTAGGTATCATTCAACCTAAAAAAGTCAGAAATTTTAGTTTAAACAATGGTCAAGTAAATAGCATTATAAATTAGATTCAATTTGGCAAATTCAGTATTTATATTAGATAACAGATTAAATATTCTCCATACAGTAATATAAATAGGAACAGAACTTTCTTTTAAATCTGAGTTGATGATCTTACTTGTCCCCTTTACTCCATTTTTCTCCACTGGGAGACCTGTAAGCTCTTAATCTCTGCATTTCTTCTTTCCAGTGTGGAGGAGTTTCACTGCTTTCATCATCTTTAGATTCTGAACAAGACCGTGATCGTGGTGGTGTGTGGTATCGCTATAAACATAAGTAAAGGAAGGGTTAAAGCTGGCCAACCAACAATTAGCAAAAATATCTTCAATTTGCGCTTCATGTAAAAACtgtataaaaaaaagtattcaaactTGGTATATTTGCATACTATTAAAGTTTTTTTGCAAACTTAAATTTTACAAAGTATGTCAGATTAACACTGGAAATGGAAAATTTCCCTTGTCAACACATCTAGTAAAGCATAGAAAGCATTAGCACAAGCTATTCCACCAATGTGCCAAGCAGGAGTACTTAATCACTGGGTGCTACTAACCGATTTCATACAGGTAGTCTGAATTTGTAAAATAACCAGACTACAGCACTTTCCAAACATACAATATCTACATCCTTAAAAGGTATACAGTGAACTGACAGGCAATACTAAACCTACATCCTCTGAATAACACTGCTGATAACACTAAACAACTATCAAATGCTTCAAAGCATTCCTGTACTCTGGGAATACAAAAAGCTATCCACCATTAATAAGAGACATtattccaatttttaaaaggctTCATTGGTTgtccaatttaaaatttaatttaaaattctgaCTCTAGCTTACAAAGCAGTGAACAATCTGGGTGCCACCCCccgcacacacttttttttttttttttgactagcCAGCTCTTCTGTTATATTCTTGGTAGGGTGCTGAACAACTCAGGAAGGtctttttcagtttttccctACTTTCTGAAACTAGTCTCAAGGCAATTTGGAAAAGAGTGTTTTTCACACTGCACCTTATCTGTGGAATGAGTTTTTAAAGGAAGAATGTTTTTGCTAATAGTGTTCTAAAATTTAAGAATTAAGACCCTGCGATGAGACCTGAGGGAGCAGGGCACAATAGGGGCGGAGAGGCTTTAGAAAATCTGCGGGTAttttaggaaggaaggaaggggttaAGTTTCAGGATGGGTAGGATATGAGGtggagattgggggaggggggggggggagtcagaaaGCACGGGACTGGCCAAGGTGGGAATTCAAAAGGGAGCCGGCAAGCAGGTGCTCTCTTTTTCACCTCTGCTTACTGGGTCATTCGGCATTTTTCAACTTACCCTCCTGAATTCTTCTTGGCTTGCTTTTGCTGCTGGTCAGAGATTTATCGGAAGACAATATGGGCACAGCATTGCAGCGTTCCCCTAATTGCTGTTACATTTTTTCCATGCGGATTTGGCAGAGTCAAGTCAAGCGCAAGACAAGGGAATCAGTAGCAGCGCAGCAGGCAACACTATTGGCAGTCCGGTGAGAAATCATTGCGAGGTAGGGATGgttcaaaaaataattatatattaaGTAGTAGGATGGAGAAGTCATTCTGTAGAGCACAGTTGTCCCGGCAGCATTTATACCGCAGGAGAAGAGGGAGCAGTCAGGTTTCAAGGAGGGCACTATGATGACTTGACCAGGGGGGCTGCTGAAGAGCGGCTGCTGCAGGTCGGGTGTCACTCGGAGTGGGTCGGGCTGACAGGGTCATGCAGCCATGTGGGACAGCACCCCTGGAACTGAACAGGTTGCAGAAGGTATGCTGCGATGTAGCTGGACCCAGCGGCCCTTGCTCCGTGGGGTGTGGTTCAAATCGCTGCGGCAAGAATCCGTGGTAGCCTAATGGTTCGGGTAGTTTTGGGTTCGCAGAGCAACGCTGGAACGAGAGAGGTCTTAAATGTGGAGGGTAAGCCTGGCTCCTGGTTTGGGTCATCAAGATTTTACGGTGGCCATCTGTGCTTTGGGCAGGACAGCAAGGGAATGGCCATTCTGAAAGAGGGCAATTTGCCCCACTGTGGCCATCTTAAAACTGGGCATGTTACAGGCTACAGCGGCCATTTTTGTAAAGGGTAGCAGGAGATGCTGGCAGACAAGTTTGGTAAATGATACTGTTTCTTTGACATGGTAGTTATTATTTTGGGTTCAACAGATGTTTCAGTATAGACTGCTGCTGGACAGGCTGGTAGCCGTGCTCAGGGACAGGTGCTCTTGCATGGTACGGGctgtttttgctgggggggggatgggtgttGGGCCTCAAGCTCCAGGTAACACCCTAGCCAGGGTATGGGCGCTAGCTTATGTCAGCATTAGTGAGAGcggtaacccccctcccccccccacctcggaCTATGGTAGCCCGCAGTGACTCTGATTCTGACTCTTCCCCTGACAGCATTAACGAAGAACTAGCCCCAGCTACTGTCATGCAGAATGCCTTGAAATCATTTAAGAAAAAGCAGCTACGAGTGTATGGGGTGCAGATGCCGGGCCTTCATTTGTCCCACAGGGCTGTAACCAAGGAGGAAGTTTTAGGTGGGATTAACTCTCTTGCTTGTAGTGTTtccaaaaaaatcaagaaaaaaaaaattagaaataggAATCTATAGATAAATTCTCTCTGATGATCAGGGACCACGACAGTGGTGAGGATGAAGCAAAGGTTAAGGAGGCGGGAGGAGAGGCAAAAGAGAAGTGtcataaaatctttaaaaatatacacaattGGGTAGCAGCGTTTCAGATCTTCATGAGCATCAAAGTAGAATGCGAGCCAGAATCAGATATTTAGACACAATCATGAAGCTGCACATGATGTTGggcatggtttatttatttatttgatgagatttatataccgtcattcagtagagccatcataacggtttacaaagtgtacatttttcttagcaattTTGTAACAGTATAACAATGTGAACATTTATagaaataaacatatcaagtccagaaagcattattaggttggatgaggagggtatgcatgttcaggttggagagaatgtattaagaggtttatagcTGAGAGTTGAGATGATCAGAcgtatgaaggtcagtgtagaatttgcgaaacagtgTTTAttggtcttttttgaatgtttttaggttgtgctgggttctcaggactttaggtagggtgttccaaagtttcggGGAGGCgatggaaaaggctctctctTCTTGTTGTTGCCAGATGCACatctttgatggggggggggggatgtttaggtaacctgagttattagagcgtagatttcttggaggattttgaggaattatgtttagggtgtttagaccttgatgatcattgtttagaattttgtaaatgatggtcattgatttgtaagcaatacctgctgtaatagggagccagtgaagtgaggtcaatatgggcgttatgtggtcacttctttttgttcctgttaggactctggcagctgagttctgcagtatttggagtggtttgaggattGAAAAAGGTATTCCGAtcagtaaggagttgcaatagttgaaggtggagaaaataagtagttgtaggacagttctgaaatcgtaagggttgagaaatggtttcagatgtcttagggttaggagtctgtggtatccttctttagttttatttgatatgtggttctagaaagaaagatctttatcaatgataattccgaggttcctggtgtgggtggtagggagtatagatatcatttgtttgtctggtattgtcaggggtggtggAGTTGGATTGTGTTTTTTGTCCATGATTGAACTAGGATATGAAGTTTCGGAGGAGCATGGCAGAGGACAGCTCTGTCTCCTAAGAGAGGACGAGATGACGATGCACAGGTCATCAGTATTGGAGAGGCTGGGGTTCAACACTGCTGGGCTCATGGGATAAAACACAGCTGCCCACTGGAGGGAGGCAGGACACTTGTAGGCAATTCAATGCTGGTCACTGCATGTGGGCCCACTGCAAATTCAAGCAGGTCTGCTACTCTTGCAGTTTTGGTTCGCACCTGGCGAATCAATGCCGGGCCACAATAGATCATAGGCAGCAGCCCCCTACCCCTGCTTGCAGAGCAGGTGGTTTTAGCACCTACACCGGTCAACATTGATGCCATGAAGCCGTGGCTAGAGCGCTATCCCTTGCGAAGTGAAGCTGTAGAGCTTATGGCATGTTTCACTGCCGATTTTCCTATCCCCTGCCATTCTGACTCCCCAGCCCAAGTTTACCCCATTCGCAATGCAAAATCCTTATCTGCCCACAAGTCCGAGGCAGAAAGAAAGATTTTATCTGAAATCGCTCTGGGTAGGGTCATGGGCCCTTTTGCATCCCCCTTTTCTGAATATGGCGATATCCCCTTTGACAATGGTTCCAAAGGAGGAGTCCGGGAAGTTCAGGCTCATTTACCATTTGTTTTATCCGCCAGTAAATTCTGTGAAAGATCTGAATGAGCCTCAGTTGTGTGTAGAATCTTATGCATTCTTCGATTCGGTGATAGCAATCATCAGGAAGAAGGGTGACTGGGTGGAGCTGGCATAGGCAGATAGAGTCCGCATTTGAcaggcagactgagcatgcccagcctatCTGCACGTTcatgtgaggtcccccttcagtcttgtaacatagcaaAAATATGAGCGagaaaatttaacaaaataaaccAAAGGTGAACCCAACGTTgtggggaggcgggcgggattcctgagggctaacatcctgctgctctaggagaacacctgttacaagtaagcaaatgcgctttctcctaggacaagcaggatggtagtcctcacatgtgggtgattacagagctccagactgccccatgTGATAGAGGGACCCACAGTAGCCAAACAAGGTGCtaacgggcacaacacaactgcggcgcTGTGGGAAAACAGGGACAGTCTGGCCCCACAGACAGCATGATGAAAACAGTTGGGTTCAAGACTAGAATAGATTGCAGAGGGCAGACTGACCAAAAGCACTGTCCTGGCAACTATTCCTGTTGAGACAATAGTGAGccgcgaatgtgtggagagaactccaggtcgtgGCCCTGCAGATCTTGGTGACATGGACCACACACAGATGGGTCACCATAGCccacagagtgagccttcaccctgccagccagctggaggcatgcctgctcgtagcagaaggcaatgcaagcTGCTAGTCAGTTGGAAAGGATCTGCTTCCCCACTGCTGTTCCCAGCCTATTGGtatcaaaagacacaaagagtTGGATAGACTGTCTATGATTCTCTGTACGGTCCAAGTAGAAAGCAAACACCCACTTGCAGTCTAGGGTGTGGAGAGCACGTTCCCCCTGGTGGGCAGAACGTGGTAAGGATGATTGACTGTGATGTGGAAAGCAATCATCATCTTTGGCAAAACTTTTGGATGCGTGCGCagcaccacacgatcatggaagaatttcGTCTAAGGAGCGTAAGTGACCAGGGTctggatctcactgaccctgcgagtggAAGTGATCGCCAAcaggaacataactttccagatgaggaacttcaggtcacaggatttgagaggctcGAACGGATGACATATGAGCCTCGCCAGGACAGCGTTGAGATCCCACGGGGTTGCTGGTGGGGTTGAACCAGTCCCTGCATGAATTGCCTGACCAGTGGCTGGACTGAAATGGGCGCCCCGGCAACCCCCTGGTGGTAGGTGCTGAGGGCGCTAAGGTGTTCTCGGACCGAGCTGGTTTGGAGGCCGGCCTCAGACAGGTGCCAAGGATAATCCAGCAGACGGGGGAGCAGACAGGAGAAAGGTCCAGTCCGTGGCCACCGCACCAGGTGGAAAAACGCTTCCACTTAGAGCTGTAAGATTTCCAGGTGGAAGATTTCCGGGATTCAATAAAGACCCTGGAGACCCCATCCGAGAGCTGTAAGGGCTGGAGGATCATGaactcaacatccatgccatgagggCCAGGcccggaggttcgggtggcgcagggtgccctggGTCTGCGAGAGGAGGTTGGGAGTCGTCCCCAGCGGAACCGGTGCGCTCATGGACAGGTCATGGAGCAGAGGAAACCACActtgccttggccaggagggtgccaccaggatcatggtccccccaTCCTCTTGCAGCTTCATCAGAGTCCTCGAGAGGAGCGGCATAGGGAGGTTCGCACACAAGAAAACCTGTCCCCACTGAAGGGAGAACGTGCCGCAGGTCGGATGGTCCTTCCCCGGAATCAGGAAGCAGAACACGCTCACCTTGTGACTGTGGGGAGAGGTGAACAGGTCCATGTCCAGTGTGCCTCAGCAACAGAATAAGTTGTCTGCCACTGCCAGGTTCAGGGATCACTCGTGTGGCTGAAAAGACTGGCTGAGGCGGTTCGCTAGCATGTTCAGGTGACCTGGCAGGTAGGTGGCCGTGGATACATCCCTCTGGAAAGGGCCCAATCCCAGGCCTGTATCACTTCctggcagagggggaaggagcctgtgccgccctgcttgttgatgtaccacactgccacctggttgtccgttctgATGAGGACGACCTTGGaggacagcctgtcctggaaggcccacaaggCATAACGGATTGCccgcagctccaggaagtttatctggcagcagGCCTCTGCTGCAGTCCAAAGGCCCTGGGTATGCAGGCCATCTGTGTGGGCCCCCCCACCTCTGAGGTgaggcatcggtggtgagggTCATCTGGGGTGGTGCGAGCTGAAATGGGAACCCAATTTCAAGATTGGGCAGGGCCTCCCACGAAGTCAGGAGGCCAGGCGAAGAGGGTCCGGATGCCAGATTCTGAGATGCCTGCCGCCAGTGGAACTGCAAGGCCCACTGCAGGTCTCTCATGTGAAGACGGGCCAAGGGGGTCACGTGGACCGAGACCACCATATGGCCCAGCAGGTGGAGCAGCAGACGGCCGGCACCCTCTTTCTGTTGCGAACGATGGTGGCCAGTGAAGAGAGGTCAACCGCTCGATGcctgggcagaaaagcttttgcttgtgCTGTATCCAACCTGGCGCTGATAAAGTCCTTGAGATGGATTGAGATGTGACATGAGGAAAGTTGATATCGAATACCAAGGTTTGTAAGGTCTGAACCGTCAAGGCCAGTGCGCATTCAGGGCCCCGGAGTGTGAATTGCTCCGCATCAGCCAATCATTCAGGTAGGGAATGACGTGGACCGAGCGATGCccgaggtaggcagccaccaccaccaagcattttgtgaagacatgtggggctgagggcagcactttgtactgaaaatgtgctttccccaccagaaagcggaggtacttcctatggttggggacaattgcaatatgggcGACAGCCTCCTTTAAGTCGAGGGAGCAGTGCCAATCTCCTCTTAGGAGGAGCGGgatcagcatgcccagagagaccattttgaagttTTCTTTTACAAGAAATCGGTTTAACaccctgaggtcgaggatggggcgCAAGCTCCGATTGAAGGACGACCTGATGGGCGGACATACCCCACGATGGACAAGGGGGAGTggtctctgggagcctgctgaagttCAGGCAGTAGCCCTGGCAGACAACTGAGAGGACCCAACCG is from Rhinatrema bivittatum chromosome 2, aRhiBiv1.1, whole genome shotgun sequence and encodes:
- the NKTR gene encoding NK-tumor recognition protein isoform X4 → MLVSPESATASSNSPLLNSFPSSALNVPKLPVAGGNGKGGESIYGGYFKDENFVLKHDRAFLLSMANRGKHTNGSQFFITTKPAPHLDSVHVVFGLVISGFEVIEQIENLKTDAASRPYADVRVTDTGVLVTESVKDGGLEKINKASSEAANVLSKSSSSESLLSASEFESEKNRKKKRKRRTKVKHVKKKRKEEREEKKSEEQVNKKAPSLSSRHSDHNDANEEWSRDFGAKREKLVVRPEEIPPVPENKFLLRRDIPFLAQEPEPKPLTVTPVVSDQKPSVSKSGRKIKGRGTIRYHTPPRSRSCSESKDDESSETPPHWKEEMQRLRAYRSPSGEKWSKGDKLNDTYLSRWDERSLSQRSRSWSHDGYYSDRSRERVSHMKKHRKDKKKLKHKKKSKKQKHSKKHKLTKKEASPLPEAESSCSSSRRTKSSYEKEKRSCSSVSSRHSSKRDWSKSEKGHYSSSSRESQSYSRSISRSRSYSRESSRSRTVSKSSSRSRGRSRSKSRSKRSRSKSRSTSYSGSRSVSSSSSKSRDRRTVSGSPKKVIVHAFKSKPNKPEPVIPISQAKDKLLVPPVLTESIPVMPLSDSPPPSRWKPGQKPWKPSYERIQEMNVKTSHLMPAQIGNYALIKTREASVASYHKHERSSDSEQSDSSKYRSDRSSGRRRRSKSRSSRSRSYTRSYSRSRSSRSQSKCHSDSSSYNRSSSYDSYCKNRSPRKRSTSSEKNFDSRNKKSSSESDLDRPQNNRFYQSPKPNKSVSTSGSSTDSEIERKLLTVLEVVKSLNSDQEQDQCKLNNNGEEQKSRLENNEEYEHSNKETSVKDVVSEKCRNDENMNASSNAFSKLESPSYSQKENTSYREMSDKEEGEATSESDTPVSDSKSRSKTISESSDIVPSFVSDSNPQKLSKQQSSDSESSQSSSENNRRKSKKHKKLSQKGNIGKVKRVKNKSKETNDKKHKGQKRKPAFHWQPPLEFGEEEEDDMVLEKTALQIDKENEKQCDVCDKTEKSSEGTRQVKRYAVYDHSPDHTPLNKEITKQKYSFSTLSPKQNLDVVEENSFASKKIKISQVESEDETQMDNITNFDQTSNAAVTAEGLSPVGTKFNTNSGKTETQYLQTNQLIGGLVNHGNIGNETAGAKEENVEIDDSNSSDFPAIEENVNTEKPEVAQSLTVDNKWKPVQAASSLQINTSVSLLEVLNSTVEPEVKPQGLRIEIKSKNKVRPGSLFDEVRKTARLNQRPRNQESSSEEQSPSRDGKSRSRSLSRSRSKSKSKSRDRTKSRTRTPSSSPSRSRSRSSSYSYRSRSYGSRRNRRLYSREWTRSRSSSYNSYRSRSRTYSRSRSRSSSSGHHRRSRSRSYTYDSYYSRSPSRSRSKRSYSYRRSHSSDRRSRSQRSRSYSGSDRSSSHHRSPSESSSYS